From the genome of Rhodohalobacter sp. SW132, one region includes:
- a CDS encoding NAD(P)-dependent oxidoreductase: protein MKAFVTGGTGFIGSHLADHLIASDEYSEVKCLVRSSDKWLEGKSFTKVKGDLHSIPAISNALSDVDVIFHLAGVVSAPTKKDFFHANVDATENLIRLAAREGVHNIVILSSLAAVGPSNGTPRTESDPMLPVSMYGKSKKEMEGLIKECITPDMSVKVLRPPAVYGPREDQIYTLFKIMKYGVAPIVGDGTSPELSMVYVSDIVQGIEKAAARDEKGISTYFISGQITCWNEIKEICDTVMGKKSMSLKLNPGIVKKVAGFIETTASLFGSYPVVNREKAREMILEWTCSYEKAERELGYTPNVSLAEGISRTLHWYKKNNWL, encoded by the coding sequence ATGAAAGCATTTGTTACCGGAGGCACAGGATTTATTGGAAGTCATCTGGCTGATCACCTGATCGCCTCCGATGAATATTCCGAGGTAAAATGCCTGGTCCGTTCGTCTGATAAATGGCTGGAAGGCAAATCATTCACAAAAGTTAAAGGCGACCTCCACTCCATTCCGGCGATTTCCAATGCCCTTTCTGACGTTGATGTGATTTTTCACCTGGCAGGAGTTGTATCTGCGCCGACTAAAAAAGATTTCTTTCATGCGAATGTGGATGCTACTGAAAATCTGATCCGCCTGGCTGCGCGTGAAGGCGTTCATAACATCGTAATTCTCTCTTCCCTTGCAGCAGTCGGTCCGAGTAACGGTACTCCAAGAACCGAATCAGACCCTATGCTTCCGGTGAGCATGTATGGTAAATCAAAAAAAGAGATGGAGGGTTTAATTAAAGAGTGCATCACCCCCGACATGTCGGTAAAGGTATTGCGTCCGCCTGCAGTGTATGGCCCGCGAGAAGATCAGATTTATACTCTTTTTAAAATCATGAAATATGGGGTCGCCCCGATCGTAGGTGACGGGACATCACCGGAACTCTCCATGGTTTATGTATCGGACATTGTACAGGGCATTGAAAAAGCCGCTGCACGTGACGAAAAAGGAATCTCCACTTATTTCATCAGCGGACAAATCACCTGCTGGAATGAGATCAAGGAAATTTGTGATACTGTTATGGGTAAAAAAAGCATGTCCCTGAAGCTAAATCCGGGCATAGTAAAAAAAGTTGCCGGATTTATAGAAACAACTGCATCATTATTTGGTTCATACCCCGTTGTAAACCGTGAAAAAGCTCGTGAAATGATCCTGGAGTGGACATGCAGCTACGAGAAAGCGGAACGTGAACTGGGCTATACCCCAAATGTATCTCTCGCAGAAGGGATTTCCCGCACACTCCACTGGTATAAAAAAAATAACTGGCTCTGA
- a CDS encoding putative Ig domain-containing protein, with protein MKYTSTVLFLLVTLILIPGLSNAQWNHDITNELEIPGILDIESSPTHLYVLSEDEGLVVFRTYEDSLQYLYSSTGMQRRGDQLHADIRFAYLHGNGRRLTVIEPTSVLGVYSSTVLPETPVTTRRVGNNLYIVMANGTLGTLSLQTPESVDTDPERVDPDRLEGRSVNDLATDENRVLYVLSDNSRVDIYRHSSSDESLIHEQSVDLSNRANRIFYTDNELIGTSEDGDIFLINSDGRTRHQNNVESGVTNLGFWNDEVVVRNENNQLWIGELGGELTRWKETGRAGNHFTISKNRLYVSEYSSLFPVIRAVETGRAAQSSSGTQADRFMISQIETVTIPFPKPLLLPLEVEGYDGNVSDITFSVDSRFNNIRVRGNSIYWQPGASDTGRHPLTVTATTPAGQSTQMEFTVDVRPFNSPPRFTPTRPQTLPADEQFEQKISAFDPDGTHPDLIRYLGVDLPSGASLDEQTGLFSWTPNIRQVGSHTFRVIATDQFGAAASQEFELRVVEVEETDEVEIENVIDSQ; from the coding sequence ATGAAATATACATCCACGGTCCTGTTTCTACTTGTTACCCTGATCCTTATACCCGGTCTTTCAAATGCTCAATGGAACCACGATATAACAAACGAGCTTGAAATCCCTGGTATTCTCGATATTGAAAGCTCACCCACTCATCTGTACGTATTATCAGAAGATGAGGGCTTGGTGGTTTTCAGAACGTATGAAGACTCCCTGCAATATCTTTACTCTTCAACCGGCATGCAGCGGCGGGGTGATCAGCTCCATGCTGATATCCGTTTTGCCTACCTTCATGGCAATGGCCGCAGGCTAACCGTAATTGAACCCACTTCCGTGCTGGGAGTTTACTCATCCACTGTACTGCCGGAAACCCCCGTCACAACACGCCGCGTAGGTAACAACCTTTATATTGTGATGGCAAACGGAACACTTGGTACATTAAGCCTTCAAACTCCGGAATCTGTCGACACTGATCCCGAAAGAGTGGATCCGGACAGACTTGAAGGACGCAGCGTAAACGATCTTGCAACGGATGAAAACAGAGTTTTATACGTTTTGAGCGATAACTCCCGGGTGGATATATACCGCCACAGTTCAAGTGATGAATCCCTGATTCACGAGCAAAGCGTGGATCTTTCAAACCGGGCAAACCGAATTTTCTATACAGATAACGAACTTATCGGAACTTCAGAAGACGGTGATATTTTTCTGATCAATTCTGATGGCCGAACAAGACATCAAAATAATGTGGAGTCGGGAGTTACAAATCTTGGATTTTGGAATGATGAGGTTGTAGTACGGAATGAAAACAATCAACTCTGGATCGGTGAACTCGGGGGTGAATTAACGCGCTGGAAAGAGACCGGACGTGCCGGAAATCACTTTACTATTAGTAAAAACCGCCTGTATGTTTCCGAATACAGTTCACTGTTTCCGGTCATCCGTGCTGTAGAAACCGGCCGCGCCGCGCAGTCCAGCTCTGGTACTCAGGCTGACCGATTTATGATTTCTCAGATCGAAACCGTAACGATACCATTCCCTAAACCTCTGCTTCTGCCGCTTGAAGTAGAAGGATACGACGGAAATGTATCTGATATCACCTTCAGCGTAGACAGCCGATTTAACAATATCCGGGTTCGCGGAAATTCTATCTATTGGCAGCCGGGAGCTTCTGATACCGGCAGACATCCGCTCACGGTTACAGCAACGACACCAGCGGGGCAAAGCACCCAAATGGAATTCACCGTGGATGTGCGTCCGTTTAACTCACCTCCGCGATTTACCCCCACACGTCCGCAAACTCTGCCAGCTGATGAACAGTTCGAACAGAAAATCTCGGCGTTCGACCCCGACGGCACCCACCCCGACCTGATCCGCTATCTTGGCGTTGATCTTCCATCAGGTGCATCACTGGACGAGCAAACCGGCCTCTTCAGCTGGACACCCAACATTCGGCAGGTCGGATCACATACGTTTCGCGTGATTGCAACCGACCAGTTTGGAGCTGCAGCATCACAGGAATTCGAGCTGCGTGTGGTTGAAGTTGAAGAAACCGATGAAGTTGAAATCGAAAATGTGATCGATTCTCAGTGA
- a CDS encoding aminotransferase class I/II-fold pyridoxal phosphate-dependent enzyme: MSQSGADTEQHQKIFKKAYDFTKADEIKEMGLYPYFKPLQATDGTTVQIEGREVIMAGSNNYLGLTNDPRTIEAAKKVLSVYGTGCTGSRYLNGTLDLHLELEEKLAEFIGKESCVLFSTGYQTNEGSIQTIAGRNDIIFSDRDNHACIVVGTQASNAKTVRYRHNDMDHLRAQLEKADPQAGKIIVTDGVFSMSGVIADVPGLVSLAKEFNAGLYLDDAHAIGVIGEGGRGSASVFGLIDDVDLISGTFSKSFASLGGFIVGDREVIEYIRHHSPAHIFSASMPPANVATVLKSLEILQEEPWRLERLEEISNYMRTELRNLGFNVWTSQTPIIPVVIGDMFDCFKFWKALFEEGVYSNAVVPPAVPQNQALLRTSYMATHTDEHLDQILSAFRKVGIDRGVIDQNGHSLIEQS, translated from the coding sequence ATGAGTCAATCTGGAGCCGATACAGAGCAGCACCAAAAAATATTTAAAAAAGCGTACGACTTTACCAAAGCCGACGAAATTAAAGAGATGGGTTTGTACCCTTATTTTAAGCCTTTACAGGCAACAGATGGTACAACAGTTCAAATTGAAGGCCGCGAAGTTATTATGGCCGGATCAAATAACTATCTCGGTCTGACCAACGATCCAAGAACGATTGAAGCAGCTAAGAAAGTACTTTCTGTTTATGGTACAGGATGCACAGGTTCCCGGTACCTGAATGGTACCCTCGATCTCCATCTTGAACTTGAGGAGAAGCTGGCTGAATTTATCGGCAAAGAGTCCTGCGTGCTTTTCAGTACGGGTTATCAAACAAATGAAGGATCTATTCAAACGATCGCCGGAAGAAATGACATCATTTTTTCAGACCGGGATAACCACGCCTGTATTGTTGTAGGTACACAGGCATCAAATGCCAAAACGGTACGATATCGTCACAATGATATGGATCATCTTCGGGCACAGCTCGAAAAAGCGGATCCCCAGGCAGGAAAAATTATTGTGACGGACGGTGTATTTTCGATGTCTGGAGTGATTGCTGATGTACCCGGACTTGTATCGCTTGCCAAGGAGTTTAATGCAGGGCTCTACCTCGATGATGCCCACGCCATCGGTGTAATCGGAGAAGGTGGAAGGGGTTCTGCCTCCGTATTTGGATTAATCGATGATGTAGATCTGATCAGCGGAACATTCTCAAAATCGTTTGCATCACTTGGCGGTTTTATTGTGGGCGATCGTGAAGTGATTGAGTATATACGTCACCACTCTCCTGCACACATTTTCAGCGCAAGTATGCCACCGGCAAATGTAGCTACCGTGCTGAAATCACTCGAAATTCTTCAGGAAGAACCATGGCGCCTCGAACGGCTGGAGGAAATCTCCAACTATATGCGAACCGAACTCAGAAACCTTGGTTTTAACGTCTGGACAAGCCAGACCCCGATTATTCCGGTTGTGATTGGTGATATGTTCGACTGCTTTAAATTCTGGAAAGCCCTGTTTGAAGAAGGAGTGTATTCCAATGCAGTCGTTCCGCCTGCTGTACCACAAAATCAGGCACTTCTGCGAACAAGCTACATGGCCACCCACACAGACGAGCATCTCGACCAGATTTTGAGTGCATTCCGAAAAGTGGGAATAGACAGGGGAGTCATTGATCAAAACGGACATTCACTGATTGAACAATCCTGA
- a CDS encoding glycosyltransferase family 4 protein: MKILYISHLHPPDGDPMESIGGMQNVSIQLMNTLMEREDVELETILLKTSWRGIGLKTFFFLVSLLWKIPGVSKKFKPDVILFSSMVTAGVLPFMLKKPEAPCVTINHGQDVTLPILPYQIYLPQVFKKLQGVISVSSATRHECIKRGMDPAIGVVLPNGFIKESSGDEIDRTTARQKIEQEFGVDLTDRFLLLNVGRQVKRKGHQWFIENVLDKIKSDVILLLIGEGPETAEILKAKELSRHNAKIVVAGRQPDEILNAAYAAADLFVMPNIPVEGDMEGFGIVLLEANSSGVPAVASNLEGIKDVIEQGVNGYRVPAEDHDQFALKIDKVLNDELSALSERSKQYVTEKFSWDFVISKYLDFLDSVRKR, from the coding sequence GTGAAAATTTTATACATCTCACATCTGCACCCGCCGGATGGCGACCCGATGGAAAGTATCGGCGGGATGCAAAATGTAAGCATTCAGCTGATGAACACTCTCATGGAGCGAGAAGATGTTGAACTTGAGACCATCTTGTTAAAAACATCATGGAGAGGAATCGGGTTGAAAACTTTTTTTTTCCTTGTGAGTTTATTGTGGAAGATTCCCGGTGTATCAAAAAAGTTCAAACCGGATGTAATTCTGTTTTCTTCTATGGTGACGGCCGGAGTGCTGCCGTTTATGCTAAAAAAACCTGAAGCACCTTGCGTCACCATTAATCACGGCCAGGATGTAACGCTCCCCATTTTACCGTATCAGATTTACCTGCCGCAAGTGTTCAAAAAACTTCAGGGGGTAATATCGGTCTCCTCTGCCACAAGACATGAGTGTATAAAAAGGGGAATGGATCCCGCTATTGGAGTCGTTCTGCCCAATGGTTTTATTAAGGAGTCTTCAGGCGATGAAATAGACAGGACAACAGCACGGCAAAAAATTGAGCAGGAGTTCGGAGTGGACCTTACAGACAGATTTCTGCTTCTGAATGTTGGGCGGCAGGTTAAACGAAAGGGGCACCAGTGGTTCATCGAAAATGTGCTGGATAAAATTAAAAGTGATGTTATACTGCTTTTAATTGGAGAGGGACCTGAAACAGCAGAAATTTTGAAGGCGAAAGAATTGAGCCGGCATAATGCTAAAATTGTGGTGGCCGGACGGCAACCTGATGAAATCTTAAACGCCGCATACGCAGCCGCTGATCTTTTCGTTATGCCAAACATTCCGGTTGAAGGTGATATGGAAGGTTTTGGAATTGTACTTCTTGAAGCCAACAGCTCGGGTGTACCGGCAGTTGCTTCAAACCTGGAAGGGATTAAAGATGTAATTGAGCAGGGCGTAAATGGGTACCGGGTGCCTGCCGAAGATCATGATCAGTTCGCCCTAAAGATCGATAAGGTTCTGAATGATGAACTTTCGGCTTTATCTGAACGATCTAAACAATATGTGACAGAAAAGTTTAGCTGGGATTTTGTTATTTCAAAATATTTAGATTTTTTAGATAGTGTAAGGAAGAGGTAA
- a CDS encoding aspartate ammonia-lyase — protein sequence MSEYRVEKDSMGEVRVPAKAYYGAQTQRAFDNFPISNLTFSREFISALGRVKSVAAKVNAELGLLDAGISEAIQKAAKEVIDGAYDHDFIVDIFQTGSGTSSNMNANEIIARRANELYSGSEGPVHPNDHVNFGQSSNDVIPTSIRVAAVLAVNEELIPALKHLHKTLTKKGSELKHVVKTGRTHLMDAMPVTIEQEFSGYARQIELGIERLESALKRMRELPQGGTAVGTGINTDPKFGAEFAREMSDQTGIDFSEASNHFEAQATVDAPVELSGQLKTIAVGLMKIGNDFRWMNSGPNSGLGEIQLEAQQPGSSIMPGKVNPVIEESLTMVSAQVIGNDAAITVGGQAGNFELNVMLPVVAHNLLESIRILGNAAANFADKSVKGFIVKEEQINQMVGKNPILVTALNPLIGYDKAAKIAKKAYAENRAVLEVAKELTDLSEEELSKALDPLNMTKGGFVD from the coding sequence ATGAGTGAATACCGAGTAGAAAAAGATTCCATGGGCGAAGTTCGCGTCCCTGCCAAAGCGTACTACGGAGCCCAAACCCAGCGGGCATTTGATAATTTCCCAATCAGTAATCTTACATTCAGCAGGGAGTTTATTTCTGCACTCGGCCGTGTGAAATCGGTTGCAGCAAAAGTGAATGCTGAACTGGGCCTGCTTGATGCCGGTATTTCAGAAGCGATACAAAAAGCGGCAAAAGAAGTCATTGACGGTGCATACGATCACGACTTTATTGTAGATATTTTTCAAACCGGTTCCGGTACTTCATCAAACATGAATGCCAACGAAATCATAGCAAGGCGGGCGAATGAACTCTACTCAGGCTCAGAAGGGCCCGTGCACCCCAACGATCACGTAAATTTTGGTCAAAGTTCTAACGACGTAATTCCCACTTCTATCCGTGTGGCGGCCGTACTTGCCGTGAATGAAGAATTGATTCCCGCCCTGAAACATCTGCACAAAACACTTACAAAAAAAGGCAGTGAGCTCAAGCACGTTGTAAAAACCGGGCGAACTCACCTGATGGATGCTATGCCGGTGACCATCGAACAGGAATTCAGCGGGTATGCGCGGCAGATTGAGCTCGGAATAGAACGGCTTGAATCTGCATTAAAACGAATGAGGGAACTACCCCAGGGTGGTACTGCTGTTGGTACCGGAATTAATACAGATCCCAAGTTCGGAGCCGAATTCGCAAGGGAGATGTCAGATCAAACCGGGATCGATTTTTCGGAAGCCAGTAACCATTTTGAGGCTCAGGCCACGGTTGATGCACCAGTGGAGCTGAGTGGTCAGCTAAAAACAATAGCCGTTGGACTGATGAAAATCGGAAATGATTTCCGCTGGATGAATTCCGGACCAAATAGTGGTTTGGGCGAAATTCAGCTGGAAGCACAGCAACCAGGATCCTCGATTATGCCGGGCAAAGTAAATCCTGTTATTGAGGAATCACTCACAATGGTTTCTGCACAGGTAATCGGAAACGACGCAGCAATTACCGTGGGCGGACAGGCAGGTAATTTTGAATTGAATGTGATGCTTCCTGTCGTCGCTCATAACTTACTCGAATCCATTCGAATTCTGGGTAATGCAGCTGCAAATTTTGCGGATAAGTCTGTGAAAGGGTTTATTGTAAAAGAAGAGCAGATCAATCAGATGGTTGGAAAAAACCCGATCCTGGTAACTGCACTGAATCCGCTGATCGGATACGATAAAGCCGCAAAAATTGCTAAAAAAGCATATGCCGAAAACCGGGCAGTTCTGGAGGTGGCAAAAGAATTAACCGATTTAAGTGAAGAAGAACTAAGCAAGGCTCTTGATCCGTTAAATATGACAAAAGGTGGGTTTGTGGATTAA
- a CDS encoding glycosyltransferase family 1 protein, which yields MSNLKVALFTGNYNHIRDGVSLTLNRWVDYLIQSGVEVLIFGPTIDEPALDHAGTLVPVPSIEAPGRPEYRVTIGFPSLEKNRLEEFDPDIVHIATPDVLGFKALKWARDHNKILVSSYHTHFTSYLKYYNLQFAESLGWSYLRWFYSHCSQIYVPTPSMADELQLQNIGQNGNELKIWARGVDTNQFNPGRRSDDWRKAHGFSDDDVVITYVSRLVWEKNPALFAEVVRSLELDNSNVRSVVVGNGPAFEEMQQMLPDTVFTGFLTGDELATAYASSDIFFFPSDTETFGNVTLEAMASGLPCLVADAAGSRTLVQHQENGFLVPVENIDLFLEYAGKLVNSDELRKQMGERSLEKSQEFTWEKINSSLLENYYSLAEEGNS from the coding sequence ATGAGTAATTTGAAGGTTGCTCTTTTTACCGGCAATTACAACCACATCAGAGATGGGGTATCCCTCACATTAAATCGTTGGGTTGACTATCTGATACAGTCGGGAGTAGAGGTATTAATATTTGGCCCTACCATAGATGAGCCGGCGCTTGATCATGCCGGAACACTGGTGCCTGTCCCGTCAATTGAAGCCCCCGGCCGGCCGGAATACCGGGTAACTATTGGGTTTCCTTCGCTTGAGAAAAATCGTCTTGAGGAGTTTGATCCAGATATTGTTCATATCGCAACTCCGGATGTTTTAGGCTTTAAAGCACTGAAATGGGCGCGGGATCATAATAAAATTCTGGTTTCCTCTTATCATACCCATTTCACAAGTTATCTGAAGTATTATAACCTACAGTTTGCCGAGTCATTGGGCTGGTCCTATTTACGATGGTTTTACAGTCACTGCAGCCAGATCTATGTGCCCACCCCGTCAATGGCCGATGAACTGCAGCTGCAAAATATTGGTCAAAACGGAAATGAGCTAAAAATTTGGGCAAGGGGTGTTGATACCAATCAGTTTAACCCGGGCCGGAGAAGTGACGACTGGAGAAAAGCTCACGGATTCAGCGATGATGATGTTGTGATAACCTATGTATCACGACTGGTATGGGAAAAAAACCCGGCGCTGTTTGCTGAGGTTGTTCGCAGTCTTGAACTCGACAACAGTAACGTACGTTCTGTAGTTGTGGGTAACGGACCTGCATTTGAAGAGATGCAGCAGATGCTGCCTGATACCGTTTTTACAGGCTTTTTAACCGGTGATGAACTCGCTACGGCATATGCCAGCAGCGATATATTCTTTTTCCCATCTGATACGGAAACATTCGGTAATGTTACTCTTGAAGCGATGGCAAGCGGATTGCCTTGCCTGGTAGCCGATGCAGCCGGAAGCCGAACCCTCGTGCAGCATCAGGAAAACGGTTTTCTGGTACCGGTAGAAAACATTGATCTGTTTTTGGAGTATGCCGGAAAACTTGTGAATAGTGATGAACTGCGAAAACAGATGGGGGAGAGATCCCTGGAAAAATCACAGGAGTTTACCTGGGAGAAAATTAACAGCAGTCTTTTAGAAAATTATTACAGTTTAGCAGAAGAAGGTAATTCGTGA
- a CDS encoding thiamine pyrophosphate-dependent enzyme has translation MTKTNEIAQSTFSKKEVSEILNDYTLAWISRHISILGRKEVLTGKAKFGIFGDGKELPQIAMAKFFREGDFRAGYYRDQTFMLAIDGVTVEQFFSQLYANPDIEKDPNSGGRQMNAHFATRLLNEDGSWKPQTEMKNTAADLSPTAGQMPKLLGLAQASKVYRDNELLHDRTNFSRDGREVAWGTIGDASTSEGHFWETMNAAGVLQIPMIVSVWDDGYGISVSKKYQTIKESISKALRGFKRTKHQPGFEIITVKAWDYEGLIDAYKEASLIARDEHVPVLVHVEEVTQPQGHSTSGSHERYKSEERLEWEKEHCCNYQFREWILSRDIATEEELDAIEQQALETVKKKQKKAWEEFQEPIQAQKKELDTHLGKLIKAHSDLHRLKTLRKDLRRKTRPYRRDIISIARKISMALRSENSKTLTEFRSWLDKRIHENIEIFDSHLLSETSSSPLLIEENKPEYSESPAKVDGRVVLRDNFDVLFDKYPEVLVFGEDAGQLGDVNLGLEGMQEKYGETRVSDTGIREATILGQGMGMALRGLRPIAEIQYLDYLLYCFQGMSDDLATLRYRTKGGQAAPLIVRTRGHRLEGIWHAGSPMGMILNGIRGMHVCVPSNLTDAAGFYNTLLQGDDPALVIEPLNAYRLKEKLPDNLGEFTVPLGIPKIVQEGEHITLVSYGSTLNLVHSVLPELEEAGISAELIDVRTLLPFDRDHQIVNSLKKTNRILFIDEDVPGGATAFMMQHVLEKQKGYYYLDSEAKCLTAKAHRTAYASDGDYFTKPSAEDVIETVYSIMSESNPTKWVPLES, from the coding sequence ATGACGAAAACGAATGAAATAGCGCAGAGTACATTTTCGAAAAAAGAAGTCAGTGAAATATTAAATGACTATACGCTTGCCTGGATCAGTCGTCATATATCTATTCTCGGGAGAAAAGAAGTTCTGACCGGAAAGGCAAAATTTGGAATATTTGGTGACGGAAAAGAGCTCCCGCAGATTGCGATGGCAAAATTTTTCCGCGAAGGGGATTTCCGTGCCGGTTACTACAGGGACCAGACATTTATGCTCGCAATCGACGGGGTAACGGTAGAGCAATTTTTCTCCCAGCTTTACGCTAATCCCGATATTGAGAAAGATCCCAATTCAGGTGGCAGGCAGATGAATGCGCATTTCGCCACACGACTTTTGAATGAAGACGGATCATGGAAACCGCAGACGGAAATGAAAAATACCGCAGCCGATCTTTCTCCAACAGCCGGTCAAATGCCAAAACTGTTAGGGTTAGCCCAGGCTTCAAAAGTATACAGAGACAATGAATTGCTTCACGACAGAACAAACTTTTCCCGAGACGGGAGGGAAGTGGCGTGGGGAACCATTGGTGATGCAAGTACCTCTGAAGGGCATTTTTGGGAGACAATGAATGCCGCCGGGGTTCTGCAAATTCCGATGATTGTATCGGTGTGGGATGATGGCTATGGAATTTCAGTTTCAAAAAAATATCAAACCATTAAAGAGAGCATCTCCAAAGCTCTGCGCGGATTTAAGCGTACAAAACATCAGCCCGGCTTTGAAATTATCACAGTAAAAGCGTGGGATTATGAAGGGTTGATTGATGCATACAAAGAGGCGTCCCTGATAGCCCGTGACGAACACGTTCCGGTTCTCGTCCATGTTGAAGAAGTTACACAGCCTCAGGGACACTCCACATCAGGATCGCATGAACGATACAAAAGCGAAGAGCGCCTTGAGTGGGAAAAGGAGCACTGCTGCAACTACCAGTTCCGCGAATGGATACTTTCCAGGGATATTGCCACAGAAGAGGAACTGGATGCCATTGAACAGCAAGCTCTCGAAACTGTAAAAAAGAAGCAGAAAAAAGCGTGGGAGGAGTTCCAGGAACCGATTCAAGCTCAGAAAAAAGAGCTGGATACTCACCTGGGGAAGCTAATTAAAGCGCATAGTGATCTGCACAGACTCAAAACCTTGCGGAAAGATCTGAGAAGAAAAACTCGGCCGTACCGAAGGGATATCATCTCTATCGCCAGGAAAATTTCGATGGCTCTGCGAAGTGAAAATTCCAAAACCTTAACTGAGTTCAGGTCGTGGCTGGATAAACGAATACATGAGAATATTGAAATTTTCGATTCACACCTTTTAAGTGAAACATCCAGCTCTCCACTGTTAATTGAAGAGAATAAACCTGAATACTCTGAATCTCCCGCTAAAGTGGATGGCAGAGTTGTACTGCGAGATAATTTTGATGTGCTTTTTGATAAATATCCGGAAGTACTGGTGTTTGGAGAAGATGCAGGTCAGCTTGGGGATGTAAACCTCGGCCTCGAAGGGATGCAGGAGAAATATGGTGAAACAAGAGTTTCTGACACCGGAATCCGGGAAGCAACCATTCTGGGGCAAGGTATGGGGATGGCACTTCGCGGGCTCAGGCCTATTGCCGAAATTCAATACCTGGATTATCTTCTGTACTGTTTCCAGGGCATGAGCGATGACCTGGCTACTCTGCGGTACAGAACAAAAGGAGGGCAGGCCGCACCTTTGATTGTCCGCACCCGCGGGCATCGGCTTGAAGGAATCTGGCACGCCGGATCACCTATGGGTATGATACTGAACGGAATCCGGGGTATGCATGTATGCGTGCCGAGCAATCTGACTGACGCCGCTGGTTTTTACAACACCCTGCTGCAGGGTGATGATCCCGCATTGGTAATTGAGCCGCTGAACGCTTACCGGCTAAAGGAGAAACTGCCCGATAACCTGGGAGAATTTACCGTGCCGCTTGGAATTCCGAAAATTGTACAGGAAGGCGAACACATCACACTTGTCTCTTATGGTTCAACGCTGAACCTGGTACATTCTGTTCTGCCCGAACTTGAAGAAGCCGGAATTTCAGCGGAACTAATCGACGTTCGGACCCTGCTTCCGTTCGACAGAGATCACCAGATTGTGAACTCGCTGAAAAAAACGAACAGGATTCTTTTTATTGATGAAGATGTACCCGGTGGGGCAACGGCATTTATGATGCAGCATGTTCTGGAAAAGCAGAAAGGGTATTACTATCTCGATTCAGAAGCGAAATGTCTCACGGCAAAAGCGCATCGTACAGCGTACGCAAGCGATGGGGATTATTTCACAAAACCGAGTGCTGAAGATGTAATTGAAACGGTTTATAGTATCATGAGCGAAAGCAATCCAACGAAATGGGTGCCACTCGAAAGCTGA